Proteins encoded in a region of the Candidatus Moanabacter tarae genome:
- the argB gene encoding Acetylglutamate kinase encodes MTTNLKLDPVAKAEVLLEALPYIQRFRDSTFLIKYGGSFMDDPDKSLRLQVIRDIVLLNAVGVRIVIVHGGGKAISRAMGKAGLEPRFIRGLRVTDKESIRIVEKTLNKEINNEICDLLSHQKGKPLGLPGNAILNCSKLESFSENGELIDLGFVGKIQNVSTEPVESCLEDGSIPVLSSIATDRGGNVFNTNADEAASAVASALLARRLVYLCDVPGLLRDPKDPSSIIRTLYLDEVDELKNAGVISSGMLPKVDSAIRAIKAGVKRVHFIDARMPHSILLEIFTDKGIGTEIRK; translated from the coding sequence GTGACAACAAATCTAAAATTAGATCCCGTTGCCAAAGCAGAGGTACTTCTTGAAGCGTTGCCTTATATCCAGCGCTTCAGAGATTCCACATTCTTGATTAAATACGGCGGCAGTTTCATGGACGACCCAGACAAAAGTCTTCGACTTCAAGTGATACGAGACATTGTTCTCCTGAACGCAGTTGGCGTACGAATTGTTATTGTCCATGGGGGAGGCAAAGCTATCAGCCGGGCTATGGGAAAAGCTGGATTGGAGCCACGTTTTATTCGAGGCCTCAGAGTAACCGATAAAGAATCAATCAGAATTGTTGAAAAGACACTCAACAAAGAGATCAACAACGAAATATGCGACCTTCTATCTCACCAAAAAGGAAAGCCACTAGGACTTCCCGGAAACGCGATTCTTAATTGTAGCAAACTCGAAAGTTTCAGCGAAAATGGAGAACTGATCGATCTTGGATTTGTAGGTAAGATTCAGAATGTCTCTACAGAGCCCGTAGAATCTTGTTTAGAAGATGGATCCATCCCAGTTCTATCGTCCATTGCCACAGATCGTGGTGGTAACGTTTTCAACACAAACGCCGATGAGGCAGCTTCCGCCGTAGCCTCTGCATTGTTAGCACGCCGACTGGTATATCTATGCGACGTTCCCGGACTTTTGCGGGATCCGAAAGACCCCTCCTCCATTATTAGAACTCTCTACCTTGACGAAGTTGACGAGTTAAAAAATGCCGGTGTTATTTCATCTGGAATGTTGCCTAAAGTTGACAGTGCAATCCGAGCTATCAAAGCCGGAGTCAAAAGAGTACACTTCATCGATGCTCGAATGCCGCACAGCATTTTACTCGAGATCTTTACGGACAAAGGAATCGGAACAGAGATTAGAAAATGA
- the argD gene encoding Acetylornithine aminotransferase: MTAIETEWESLYQEYSLGNYGTPPLTLVKGQGTKIWDDQGKEYLDFVCGIAVTSIGHCHPIWVNRIQDQVGKLAHCSNLYRIPNQALLAKKLCLYAGPGKVFFCNSGAEANEVLIKLARLYGQARSGKDGEQYKIIASEGAFHGRTFGGMSATPIEKVQGGFKPMLDGFDFGKFNDLDSFTSLIDEQTAAILLEPIQGEEGINPCSQEFLRGIRKLCDDRGLLFLVDEVQCGLGRTGDFYGFQHAGIQPDAIAMAKGLGGGFPIGAVWIDNEHASLFKPGSHGCTFGGSPLACAASLAVLEVLERENLLNKIKKHSPKWIASIKELKNRYPNLVSEVRGRGYMVGIAMREDPTEIINKLREAGLLTVPASGNVIRLLPPYTVSEKELDQSISILDSVISRHLQ; the protein is encoded by the coding sequence ATGACAGCAATAGAAACTGAATGGGAAAGCCTCTACCAGGAGTATTCTCTTGGAAACTATGGAACCCCTCCCCTAACCCTCGTCAAGGGCCAAGGAACCAAGATTTGGGACGACCAAGGAAAGGAATATCTGGATTTTGTCTGCGGTATCGCCGTTACTTCAATCGGTCATTGCCACCCAATTTGGGTCAACCGTATCCAAGACCAGGTTGGAAAACTCGCCCATTGTAGTAATCTTTATCGAATTCCTAATCAGGCTCTTCTTGCTAAAAAACTCTGTCTTTATGCTGGCCCTGGTAAGGTTTTCTTCTGCAACAGTGGAGCTGAAGCTAACGAGGTCCTTATTAAGTTGGCGCGTTTGTACGGACAGGCACGCTCCGGGAAAGACGGAGAGCAATACAAGATCATAGCTTCAGAAGGCGCCTTCCACGGTCGCACCTTTGGAGGCATGTCTGCAACTCCTATCGAGAAAGTCCAGGGGGGCTTCAAGCCGATGTTAGACGGGTTTGATTTTGGAAAATTCAATGATCTCGATAGCTTCACCTCGCTGATAGACGAACAGACTGCAGCGATCCTTCTCGAACCCATACAAGGTGAAGAAGGAATTAATCCATGTAGCCAAGAATTCCTACGGGGAATACGCAAACTCTGCGACGATCGTGGTCTCTTGTTCCTGGTTGACGAGGTTCAATGTGGACTTGGACGAACCGGTGACTTTTATGGATTCCAGCATGCAGGAATTCAGCCCGATGCGATAGCCATGGCAAAAGGCCTTGGCGGAGGGTTTCCCATCGGAGCAGTTTGGATCGACAACGAACACGCCTCTTTGTTCAAACCTGGCTCACACGGATGCACGTTTGGGGGATCCCCTTTAGCCTGTGCCGCATCATTGGCGGTTCTTGAGGTCCTCGAGAGAGAGAATCTATTGAATAAAATAAAAAAACACAGCCCTAAATGGATTGCATCGATCAAGGAACTTAAAAACAGATACCCCAATCTAGTTTCAGAAGTTCGTGGACGTGGCTATATGGTCGGCATCGCTATGAGGGAAGATCCAACTGAAATAATCAACAAACTTCGAGAAGCTGGTCTGCTTACAGTTCCGGCAAGCGGAAATGTCATTCGTCTCCTGCCACCTTATACCGTGTCAGAAAAGGAACTCGACCAATCCATTTCAATCCTGGATTCGGTAATATCCAGACATCTCCAATAA
- the argF gene encoding Ornithine carbamoyltransferase, giving the protein MKHFIKETDFSVAELPEVFALARDFKRLRNRHTPPTLKNQTWAMFFFKNSTRTRISFDVGIYELGGNSLYLTQESSQISRGESWSDTAKVMSRYVHGAIIRAYEHKVVEEFAAAGDIPVINALTDFLHPCQSYSDVFTMAEKWSSNDDLINAVKGRKVTFVGDCNSNMAKSLVLAGSVFNFEVALSGPPEFAPKEDLRNLLNENGLQATYVFDNDPMDTVVGSDVVYTDVWVSMGNEQETEERIAILNPYSVTPKLMAQAKPNALFMHCLPAHPGQEVAKEVIEGQQSIIYDQAENRLHMQKAILSVLSEANSNRPIQ; this is encoded by the coding sequence GTGAAACATTTCATTAAAGAAACTGACTTTTCGGTTGCCGAGTTGCCTGAGGTCTTCGCTCTGGCAAGGGATTTCAAACGGTTGCGCAATCGCCACACTCCCCCTACTCTAAAAAATCAGACATGGGCGATGTTTTTCTTCAAGAATAGCACCCGAACCCGAATCTCATTCGATGTTGGCATCTACGAGCTCGGAGGCAACTCCCTCTACCTTACGCAGGAAAGTTCTCAGATAAGCCGGGGAGAATCATGGTCCGACACCGCAAAAGTAATGTCCCGCTACGTTCACGGTGCTATTATTCGCGCCTACGAACACAAGGTCGTGGAGGAATTTGCCGCTGCTGGTGATATTCCAGTGATAAATGCTCTTACAGATTTCCTCCATCCCTGTCAGAGTTATAGCGATGTTTTTACCATGGCAGAAAAATGGTCTTCTAATGATGACCTAATTAATGCTGTTAAAGGCCGCAAGGTTACTTTTGTTGGCGATTGCAATTCAAATATGGCAAAATCTCTCGTCTTGGCTGGAAGCGTATTCAATTTCGAGGTTGCACTGTCTGGACCGCCAGAATTCGCACCAAAAGAGGACCTAAGAAATCTTCTTAATGAAAACGGATTGCAAGCAACATATGTATTCGACAATGACCCGATGGATACGGTAGTTGGCTCGGATGTGGTCTACACTGATGTTTGGGTTAGTATGGGTAACGAACAAGAAACCGAAGAACGGATAGCAATTCTTAATCCCTATTCCGTCACCCCCAAACTCATGGCTCAGGCTAAACCAAACGCTCTATTCATGCACTGCCTGCCTGCACATCCTGGCCAAGAGGTTGCAAAGGAAGTCATAGAGGGGCAACAATCAATCATATACGACCAGGCCGAAAACCGACTTCATATGCAAAAAGCAATACTCTCAGTTCTAAGCGAAGCGAATTCTAACAGACCAATTCAGTGA